A portion of the Marinobacter alexandrii genome contains these proteins:
- the porQ gene encoding type IX secretion system protein PorQ, whose protein sequence is MKYIFLIAFLIPIFGLAQIGGQSGYQSLNLTSNPRAAALGGTTISLVDGDVSQFFENPATLDSISAGNVFFHFNPYFADVFVYSGAYSFSIGNAGVFAAGIHYINYGAFDLVDETGAQLGSFRAQDYTFSIGKAHQIGVFSLGTNLKLTHSSIESYGSTAILVDIGGVFRINRNWSAAMVLKNMGFRISEYTQFSNPELPFDVKIGMSFKPEYMPLRFTLTSTNLTHENSSGSESSSGRSVSTFNQLFNRVNLGAEFLLSDNFQLLVGYNHKRKQELKLDDIGGGAGFSFGLMAKVKKVEIRFSRATFHTAGGSSFISLKTNLNDFKKIL, encoded by the coding sequence TTGAAGTATATATTCCTAATAGCATTTTTAATTCCCATTTTTGGGTTGGCACAAATTGGTGGGCAATCAGGTTATCAATCTTTGAATCTAACCTCAAACCCTCGAGCAGCGGCTCTTGGAGGAACTACTATTTCTTTAGTAGATGGTGATGTATCTCAGTTTTTCGAAAATCCTGCAACGTTAGACTCTATAAGCGCAGGAAATGTTTTTTTTCATTTCAATCCATATTTTGCTGATGTATTCGTCTATTCAGGAGCGTATAGCTTTAGCATAGGGAATGCTGGAGTATTTGCTGCGGGTATTCATTACATCAATTATGGTGCATTTGATTTGGTAGATGAAACGGGTGCACAATTAGGATCTTTTAGAGCACAAGATTATACTTTTTCAATAGGCAAAGCTCACCAGATAGGAGTATTTAGTTTAGGAACAAACCTGAAGCTGACACATTCATCAATTGAGAGTTATGGTTCAACAGCAATTCTTGTTGATATAGGAGGAGTCTTTCGAATAAATAGGAATTGGAGTGCTGCAATGGTGCTGAAAAACATGGGATTCAGGATTTCTGAGTACACTCAATTTTCTAATCCCGAACTGCCATTTGATGTTAAAATAGGTATGTCATTTAAACCGGAATATATGCCGTTGAGATTTACATTGACTAGCACTAATTTAACTCATGAAAATTCTTCCGGTAGCGAGAGTTCTTCGGGAAGATCCGTAAGTACTTTTAATCAATTATTTAACAGAGTAAATCTTGGAGCTGAATTCCTGTTGAGTGACAATTTTCAACTTTTAGTTGGTTATAATCATAAGCGAAAACAAGAATTAAAGCTAGATGATATTGGTGGGGGAGCAGGTTTTTCGTTTGGTTTAATGGCCAAAGTAAAAAAAGTTGAAATTCGATTTTCGAGAGCCACTTTTCATACTGCAGGGGGAAGCAGCTTTATAAGTTTAAAGACAAATTTGAACGACTTTAAAAAAATTCTATGA
- the lon gene encoding endopeptidase La: MKSIFIPEFANEDSEELIQIISPEEGQISESDLPKNLPILPIRNTVLFPGVVLPITVGRTKSIRLVKKAYKGNRIIGVVAQKNVKTEEPKFKDLYEVGTIAKILKMIVLPDGNTTIIIQGQSRFKIGKHVQEEPHHIVTYNTVPDLKKTLPKKEQKAITQSLKDTATKIMGLSPEIPKEARVAIDNIDSFNFLTHFLSSNVNAEVEDKQKLLEMDDPKARSEKLLQFMLKDLQMLELKQEIQDKVHTDIDQQQRDYFLRQQIRILQDELGQDGPDQEVETLRKRGDKKDWPEEVKEHFNKELDKILRMNPAAAEFPVAMSYTELLVDLPWNETTEDNFDLKNARKVLDRDHFGLDKVKDRIIEYLAVRKLKKDLKGPILCLYGPPGVGKTSLGKSIADALSRKYVRMSLGGVHDEAEVRGHRKTYIGAMPGKIIQSLNRAKTSNPVFILDEIDKVSSDFRGDPSSALLEVLDPEQNSSFKDNYLEVDYDLSKVLFIATANSLDTIQPALRDRMEIIDISGYTLEEKVEIAKKHLVPKQRKEHGLKTTDISFDKEAIEKLINDYTRESGVRSLERKAAATIRSIAKSVAMEEDYDAKITAERVREILGPEIFDKDNYEDNSVPGVVTGLAWTPSGGDILFIESSLSRGKGKLTLSGQLGDVMKESAVAALSYLRSHSELLGIDYRVFDHYDLHVHVPAGAIPKDGPSAGITMLTSLASVFTQRKVKKQLAMTGEITLRGKVLPVGGIKEKILAARRAGIKEILMCKRNEKDLEDISPKYLKGLKIHFVEYVPEVLDIALTKQKVADPIKFILPEEKKD; this comes from the coding sequence TTGAAATCAATATTTATACCTGAATTTGCAAATGAAGATTCTGAAGAACTTATTCAGATCATTTCTCCAGAAGAAGGCCAGATATCGGAATCTGATTTGCCTAAGAATTTGCCCATTCTCCCTATTCGCAATACAGTTCTTTTTCCAGGGGTAGTTTTACCCATTACTGTAGGGAGGACTAAATCTATTCGGCTTGTCAAGAAAGCTTATAAAGGAAACAGGATCATAGGAGTTGTCGCTCAAAAAAATGTTAAGACAGAGGAGCCTAAGTTCAAAGATTTGTATGAGGTGGGCACTATTGCCAAGATTCTTAAAATGATTGTACTTCCTGATGGAAATACGACGATCATTATTCAAGGACAAAGTCGGTTTAAAATCGGTAAACATGTTCAAGAAGAACCACACCATATTGTAACCTACAATACAGTTCCAGATCTGAAGAAAACACTTCCTAAAAAAGAGCAAAAGGCAATCACGCAATCTTTAAAAGATACTGCCACCAAGATCATGGGGCTTAGTCCGGAGATTCCAAAGGAGGCACGAGTGGCGATAGATAATATTGACAGTTTTAATTTTCTTACTCATTTCCTTTCATCAAATGTGAATGCTGAAGTAGAAGATAAACAAAAGCTTTTGGAGATGGACGACCCGAAAGCAAGATCAGAAAAATTGCTTCAGTTTATGCTCAAGGATCTTCAAATGCTGGAACTTAAGCAGGAAATTCAAGATAAAGTACATACCGATATAGATCAGCAACAACGAGATTATTTTCTAAGACAGCAGATACGCATTCTTCAGGATGAATTGGGTCAGGATGGGCCAGATCAGGAAGTAGAAACCTTGAGGAAAAGAGGGGATAAGAAAGACTGGCCAGAAGAAGTAAAGGAACATTTTAATAAAGAGTTAGATAAGATTTTGAGGATGAACCCCGCGGCAGCTGAATTTCCTGTGGCGATGAGTTACACAGAATTACTTGTAGACCTTCCTTGGAATGAAACAACTGAAGATAATTTCGACCTCAAGAACGCTAGAAAAGTACTTGATAGAGATCACTTTGGGCTGGATAAGGTGAAAGATCGAATTATAGAATATTTGGCGGTAAGAAAGCTTAAGAAAGATTTAAAAGGCCCTATCTTATGTTTGTATGGTCCTCCAGGTGTCGGTAAGACTTCTCTAGGAAAATCTATAGCGGATGCGCTTAGTAGAAAATACGTGAGAATGTCTCTTGGTGGAGTTCATGATGAGGCCGAAGTACGAGGGCATAGGAAAACATATATTGGGGCAATGCCTGGTAAGATTATTCAAAGTTTGAACAGAGCTAAAACCTCAAATCCGGTGTTTATTTTGGATGAGATTGACAAGGTGAGCTCGGACTTCCGTGGCGACCCTTCTTCTGCGTTGCTAGAAGTTTTGGATCCAGAACAAAACTCATCTTTTAAGGACAACTACTTAGAAGTAGATTATGATCTATCGAAAGTGCTTTTCATAGCAACTGCCAATTCATTGGATACAATACAGCCTGCTCTAAGAGATCGAATGGAGATCATTGATATCAGTGGATATACTCTTGAGGAGAAAGTGGAAATTGCTAAGAAACATTTAGTCCCAAAACAACGAAAAGAACATGGTCTTAAAACCACGGATATTTCCTTTGACAAAGAAGCAATAGAGAAATTGATCAATGATTATACACGTGAGTCTGGCGTGCGTAGTTTAGAAAGAAAAGCAGCAGCGACGATTCGTTCTATAGCTAAGTCTGTAGCTATGGAAGAAGATTATGATGCTAAGATTACCGCGGAAAGAGTTAGAGAAATTTTGGGGCCAGAAATTTTTGATAAAGATAACTATGAGGATAACTCTGTTCCTGGCGTAGTTACAGGTCTTGCTTGGACCCCTTCAGGGGGTGATATACTGTTTATAGAATCCTCTTTAAGTAGAGGAAAGGGTAAATTAACATTGTCGGGGCAACTTGGTGATGTGATGAAAGAATCAGCAGTAGCAGCATTATCCTATTTGCGTTCTCACTCTGAGTTGCTAGGAATAGACTACCGAGTGTTTGATCACTATGATCTGCATGTTCACGTACCTGCCGGAGCTATTCCTAAAGATGGACCATCCGCAGGTATCACTATGCTTACGTCACTTGCATCAGTATTTACACAACGAAAAGTGAAAAAACAGCTGGCGATGACAGGGGAAATCACATTGAGAGGGAAAGTTTTACCTGTTGGAGGAATCAAAGAAAAGATTCTTGCAGCAAGGAGAGCGGGAATTAAGGAGATTTTGATGTGTAAAAGGAATGAAAAAGACCTTGAAGATATCAGTCCAAAGTATTTGAAAGGGTTAAAAATCCATTTTGTAGAATATGTACCTGAAGTGCTGGATATTGCGTTAACAAAACAAAAAGTAGCAGATCCAATAAAATTCATCCTTCCAGAAGAAAAGAAAGATTGA
- a CDS encoding OmpA family protein — MRRNFHRHIGFFLVLLSLATFAQKGRKEVQIVTDSIPTDVVFNAYEFKGINKYPEYFNKQKLERIIALDKSEKWEELYSALKDYVGRFGIRNFYKDTKLIWRLAKMTELFGDPEEAKTLYRMVLRHHYQGISIKEIELYYDSLNRQAAEQFVPIDYYYELVEHRKLIDTLQPPRGVLLNMGMLVNSASADYGPSLNIHNDILVFTSKRKQVDETIRFREDEDLFFSRKDPYGTWSKAKPIDKLNSHYNEGSPCLSGDGKTLVFSRCESPGSYGDCDLFIATLQEDSTWTRPENLGVSVNSLAWDSHPALTHVGDTLFFSSDRLGGFGLADIYYTTRDEKGRWSAALNMGPVVNTRQNDVSPFYHPVYEVLYFSSNGQLYNFGEFDIYKAYHSNGYWTEPQNIGPLVNGRGSEFYFTIDSESELLFYARSSTRDLNKQDIYSFPLPMEAQPEATTTVTGNLTDSLTGAAFQGIVSIIDLDKGHEVAPKFLKQDGSFEFELINQRNYLLILQGDDFFRIEEVFYLDGPMELNKVTEPIASKMKFESIEFDVGKAELKAEMYADLNKVVNFLYDNIDFKLKISGHTDSVGDPEKNLQLSQERAENIRDYIVVFAGIFEGRIEATGYGDQQPIVEEEVTEEDKKLNRRVEFEIYREVSPVEENGNDF, encoded by the coding sequence ATGCGCCGAAATTTTCATCGCCATATAGGATTTTTCTTAGTTCTTCTAAGTTTAGCAACCTTCGCTCAAAAAGGCAGAAAAGAGGTGCAAATTGTTACTGATTCAATTCCGACAGATGTCGTCTTTAATGCGTATGAGTTTAAGGGCATCAACAAGTATCCTGAATACTTTAATAAGCAAAAATTAGAAAGAATCATTGCTTTAGATAAAAGTGAAAAGTGGGAAGAGCTGTATTCGGCTCTTAAAGATTACGTCGGCAGATTTGGGATTCGTAATTTTTACAAAGACACCAAATTAATTTGGCGACTCGCAAAAATGACTGAACTCTTCGGAGATCCAGAAGAAGCAAAAACCTTATATCGAATGGTGCTTAGGCATCACTACCAAGGAATCAGTATTAAAGAAATCGAACTTTACTATGATTCACTAAATCGCCAAGCAGCAGAACAATTTGTACCAATAGATTATTACTATGAACTAGTAGAGCACAGAAAGCTGATAGACACGCTTCAACCACCAAGAGGCGTTCTTTTAAATATGGGCATGTTGGTAAATAGCGCTAGTGCTGACTATGGTCCCTCCTTGAATATTCACAACGATATCCTGGTGTTTACTTCAAAGAGAAAACAGGTCGATGAGACCATTAGGTTTAGAGAAGATGAAGATCTTTTCTTTAGTCGAAAAGACCCTTATGGAACCTGGTCGAAAGCCAAACCGATAGATAAGCTAAACTCTCACTACAATGAAGGTTCTCCATGCCTTAGCGGAGATGGGAAAACACTTGTTTTTTCACGATGTGAATCTCCAGGTTCTTATGGAGATTGTGATCTATTTATTGCTACCCTTCAAGAAGATAGTACCTGGACCAGACCGGAGAACTTGGGTGTAAGTGTAAATAGTCTCGCGTGGGACTCCCACCCTGCACTTACGCATGTTGGAGATACCCTATTCTTTTCTTCAGACCGACTTGGTGGCTTTGGTCTTGCAGATATTTACTACACGACTCGGGATGAAAAAGGAAGATGGTCTGCAGCACTCAATATGGGTCCAGTTGTAAATACCAGACAAAATGATGTAAGTCCGTTCTATCATCCAGTATATGAAGTACTCTATTTCAGCTCAAATGGGCAGCTTTATAATTTTGGAGAATTTGATATTTATAAAGCCTATCATTCGAATGGATATTGGACCGAGCCACAAAATATTGGTCCACTGGTGAATGGCAGAGGGAGTGAATTTTATTTTACGATTGATTCTGAGTCGGAGTTATTGTTTTATGCCAGGTCCTCAACCAGGGATTTAAATAAACAGGACATCTATTCTTTTCCTCTCCCCATGGAGGCACAACCTGAAGCAACAACTACCGTGACAGGAAACCTTACAGATTCTTTAACAGGAGCCGCATTCCAAGGAATCGTTTCAATCATTGATTTAGATAAAGGTCATGAAGTTGCCCCAAAATTTCTAAAGCAAGATGGGTCTTTTGAATTTGAGCTGATTAATCAAAGAAATTACTTGCTTATACTTCAAGGAGACGATTTCTTTAGAATAGAGGAGGTGTTTTATCTAGATGGTCCTATGGAACTCAATAAAGTGACAGAGCCTATTGCCTCTAAGATGAAATTTGAATCGATTGAATTCGATGTAGGAAAAGCAGAACTTAAGGCGGAAATGTATGCAGATCTCAATAAAGTTGTCAATTTTTTATATGATAATATTGATTTCAAATTAAAGATATCGGGCCATACAGACTCTGTTGGAGATCCTGAAAAAAATCTACAGCTATCCCAAGAGCGTGCGGAAAATATTAGAGATTACATCGTTGTATTTGCTGGGATATTTGAAGGCCGTATTGAAGCGACTGGATATGGTGATCAGCAACCGATTGTAGAAGAAGAGGTAACAGAGGAAGACAAAAAATTAAATAGAAGAGTAGAATTTGAAATTTATAGAGAAGTCTCCCCTGTTGAGGAAAATGGAAATGATTTTTAA